In a genomic window of Corynebacterium lizhenjunii:
- a CDS encoding YceD family protein has product MTSPFVFNVAQLLRSHGEDALPQQVTQTGPAPQRIGVEMIAIPEGGEVEVDATLTPLGGAILVDADIRATLHGECVRCLAPLHPPLDLHVSQVFAADADFISGDPLEDEDTGSGDEVPQIDHDELDLLQTVIDEAGLNLPFNPTCEGGCDYIAAEGVTTGVSGEEPASTDLRWAGLEKFL; this is encoded by the coding sequence ATGACATCACCATTTGTATTCAACGTTGCGCAACTGTTGCGCAGCCACGGTGAAGACGCCCTGCCGCAACAGGTGACCCAAACCGGGCCGGCCCCGCAGCGCATAGGCGTAGAAATGATTGCTATTCCTGAAGGCGGCGAGGTGGAAGTCGACGCCACCCTAACCCCACTGGGCGGGGCCATTTTGGTCGACGCCGATATCCGCGCCACCCTTCACGGCGAGTGCGTGCGCTGCTTAGCCCCCCTCCACCCACCGCTAGATTTACACGTATCCCAGGTCTTTGCCGCAGACGCGGACTTTATTAGCGGTGACCCGCTGGAGGATGAAGACACCGGCTCAGGCGATGAGGTCCCGCAGATTGACCACGATGAGCTGGACTTGCTGCAGACCGTTATTGATGAGGCTGGACTGAACCTGCCGTTTAACCCCACGTGCGAGGGCGGCTGCGACTACATTGCCGCAGAGGGCGTGACCACCGGGGTCTCCGGGGAAGAGCCGGCCTCAACCGATCTGCGCTGGGCAGGACTGGAGAAGTTCCTATGA